In Portunus trituberculatus isolate SZX2019 chromosome 22, ASM1759143v1, whole genome shotgun sequence, one DNA window encodes the following:
- the LOC123507572 gene encoding methyltransferase-like protein 7A isoform X2 — translation MAAAEGELEGEGCCSLVYVLVGVASVLWLIRKIVYSTQSRWFSWVMHFCTKDVFPELEEVKKEHFASMSSIVSHDPALLDKKAIRILEIGVGTGVNFAHYPEGSHLVVVDPNPHFKSYFEENRKSFPHLQVEDFVVTTGDRMEAVKDESVDVVVVTLVLCSLPSETIQATLKEIQRVLVPGGKFYFMEHIVEFDLKKYWWRRKLQHVFTHWIPVWPFIFDGCCLDRDTLPVIQQAGFSSVHAQKYYAPIPSMFYEPERSNMKGIATK, via the exons ATGGCAGCCGCGGAGGGTGAGCTTGAGGGCGAGGGATGCTGTAGCCTGGTATACGTATTGGTGGGTGTCGCGTCAGTGCTGTGGCTCATCAGGAAGATTGTCTACTCCACTCAAAGCAG ATGGTTCAGTTGGGTGATGCACTTCTGTACCAAGGATGTCTTTCCGGAGCTGGAGGAAGTCAAGAAGGAACACTTTGCCTCCATGTCCTCCATTGTCTCCCACGACCCTGCACTGCTCGACAAGAAGGCTATTAGAATCCTGGAAATCGGCGTTGGTAcag gcgtGAACTTCGCACACTACCCTGAAGGAAGTCATCTGGTAGTGGTGGATCCTAACCCTCACTTCAAGTCTTATTTCGAGGAGAACAGAAAGAGTTTCCCGCACCTTCAAGTGGAGGATTTTGTCGTGACCACAG GTGATCGCATGGAAGCAGTGAAGGATGAGTCagtggacgtggtggtggtgacgctggTCCTGTGTTCTCTGCCTAGTGAGACAATACAGGCCACCTTGAAAGAAATCCAGCGTGTTTTAGTTCCT GGCGGGAAATTTTACTTTATGGAACACATCGTGGAATTTGACCTGAAGAAGTACTGGTGGCGGAGGAAACTGCAGCACGTCTTCACCCACTGGATTCCCGTGTGGCCCTTCATCTTTGACGGCTGCTGTCTGGACCGCGACACACTGCCAGTCATCCAGCAGGCCGGCTTCTCCTCCGTGCACGCTCAGAAGTATTACGCTCCTATCCCAAGCATGTTCTATGAGCCGGAGCGTTCCAATATGAAGGGGATCGCTACGAAATAA
- the LOC123507572 gene encoding methyltransferase-like protein 7A isoform X1, which produces MLRMAAAEGELEGEGCCSLVYVLVGVASVLWLIRKIVYSTQSRWFSWVMHFCTKDVFPELEEVKKEHFASMSSIVSHDPALLDKKAIRILEIGVGTGVNFAHYPEGSHLVVVDPNPHFKSYFEENRKSFPHLQVEDFVVTTGDRMEAVKDESVDVVVVTLVLCSLPSETIQATLKEIQRVLVPGGKFYFMEHIVEFDLKKYWWRRKLQHVFTHWIPVWPFIFDGCCLDRDTLPVIQQAGFSSVHAQKYYAPIPSMFYEPERSNMKGIATK; this is translated from the exons GTTAAGAATGGCAGCCGCGGAGGGTGAGCTTGAGGGCGAGGGATGCTGTAGCCTGGTATACGTATTGGTGGGTGTCGCGTCAGTGCTGTGGCTCATCAGGAAGATTGTCTACTCCACTCAAAGCAG ATGGTTCAGTTGGGTGATGCACTTCTGTACCAAGGATGTCTTTCCGGAGCTGGAGGAAGTCAAGAAGGAACACTTTGCCTCCATGTCCTCCATTGTCTCCCACGACCCTGCACTGCTCGACAAGAAGGCTATTAGAATCCTGGAAATCGGCGTTGGTAcag gcgtGAACTTCGCACACTACCCTGAAGGAAGTCATCTGGTAGTGGTGGATCCTAACCCTCACTTCAAGTCTTATTTCGAGGAGAACAGAAAGAGTTTCCCGCACCTTCAAGTGGAGGATTTTGTCGTGACCACAG GTGATCGCATGGAAGCAGTGAAGGATGAGTCagtggacgtggtggtggtgacgctggTCCTGTGTTCTCTGCCTAGTGAGACAATACAGGCCACCTTGAAAGAAATCCAGCGTGTTTTAGTTCCT GGCGGGAAATTTTACTTTATGGAACACATCGTGGAATTTGACCTGAAGAAGTACTGGTGGCGGAGGAAACTGCAGCACGTCTTCACCCACTGGATTCCCGTGTGGCCCTTCATCTTTGACGGCTGCTGTCTGGACCGCGACACACTGCCAGTCATCCAGCAGGCCGGCTTCTCCTCCGTGCACGCTCAGAAGTATTACGCTCCTATCCCAAGCATGTTCTATGAGCCGGAGCGTTCCAATATGAAGGGGATCGCTACGAAATAA